GATCCGCCTGCTGCCCGCCGAAGACCCGCACCCGGCGATCTTCGAGCACTATGCGGCAACCCTGCTGGCCCTGGCCGAAGGCCGTGCCCTCGAGCCGTTGCTACGGGCTTTCGAGTGGCGGTTGCTGGACGACCTGGGTTACGGCTTCGCCCTGGACAGCGATATCCATGGCGCGCCAGTCCTGGCCGAGGGCCTGTATCGCCTGCAAGTGGACGCGGGCCTGGAGCAGGTTCACCTGTTGCAACCCGGCCTGTTCAACGGCACCGAGTTGCTGGCCATGGCCCAGGCCGACTGGAGCGCCCCCGGCGCGCTGGCGGCGGCCAAGCGCCTGATGCGCCAGGCGCTGGCGGTGCACCTGGGCGGTCGGCCACTGGTCAGCCGCGAGCTGTTCCGCAAGCCCTGAACGGCCGATTTGCCCGGGCACGGACGGGCCCATCCGGGGCCTGCCCTGGGCGCGGTCAAAGCCGGCAGTTATTTTCGCGGGCGGACACTATATGCTGTGCACCGAATCTCTAACTCCTCAGGAGCGCTTCCGTGACCACCAGCAACCGCATTCTTCTTGGCGTGAACATCGACCACGTAGCCACCCTGCGTCAGGCCCGGGGCACCCGTTACCCCGACCCGGTCAAGGCGGCGCTGGATGCGGAAGAGGCGGGCGCCGACGGCATTACCGTGCACCTGCGCGAGGATCGCCGGCATATCCAGGAGCGCGATGTGCTGCTGCTCAAGGATGTGCTGCAGACCCGCATGAACTTCGAGATGGGCGTCACCGAGGAAATGATGGCGTTCGCCGAGCGGATCCGCCCGGCGCATATCTGCCTGGTGCCGGAAACCCGCCAGGAACTGACCACCGAAGGCGGCCTCGATGTTGCCGGGCAGGAAGCGCGGATCAAGGCGGCGGTGGAGCGGCTGTCGAAGATCGGCGCCGAAGTGTCGCTGTTCATCGATGCCGACGAGCGGCAGATCGCCGCCTCGCGGCGCGTGGGGGCGCCAGCCATCGAACTGCACACCGGGCGTTATGCCGATGCCGAAACCCCGGGCGAGGTGGCCGAGGAGCTGCGGCGCGTGGCCGACGGCGTGGCGTTCGGCCTCGGCCAGGGCCTGATCGTCAATGCCGGTCATGGCCTGCATTACCACAACGTCGAGGCGGTCGCGGCAATCAAGGGCATCAACGAATTGAATATCGGCCATGCGCTGGTGGCCCATGCGCTGTTCGTCGGCTTCAAGGGGGCGGTGGCGGAGATGAAGGCGCTGATCCTGGCTGCTGCGGCCAAGGCCTGACCGCAGCGCGGTAGCCGCGGTTTTCGGCGGCGGCTACCGATTGCTCAAAGTGGCGGGGTTTCCTGGGCCGGCTTGGTCTTGTCCACGCCCGGCACATGCAGGTTGCCTTCGGCCACCTGGTCGCCTTCGAGCTGGGGCTGCGTGACCCAGGTCAGGATGTCGTAGTAACGACGGATGTTGGCGACGAAATGCACCGGCTCGCCGCCCCGGGCGTAGCCATAGCGGGTCTTGCTGTACCACTGCTTCTGCGACAGGCGCGGCAGCATTTTCTTCACGTCCAGCCATTTGTTCGGATTCAGGCCTTCGCGCTGCGCCAGCTTGCGGGCGTCGTCCAGGTGGCCGCTGCCGACGTTGTAGGCGGCGAGGGCGAACCAGGTGCGGTCCGGCTCTTCGATCTTGTCGTCCAGCTGATCCTTCATGTACGCCAGGTACTTGGCGCCACCCTGGATGCTCTGCCTGGCGTCCAGGCGGTTGGACACGCCCATGGCCTGGGCGGTGTTCTGGGTCAGCATCATCAGGCCGCGCACGCCGGTCTTGGAGGTGACGCTCGGCTGCCACAGCGATTCCTGGTAGCCGATGGCCGCCAGCAGCCGCCAGTCGATCTTCTCTTCCTTGGCCGAGGCCTTGAAGTGCTTCTCGTATTTGGGCAGGCGCTGCTGCAGGTGCTGGGCAAAGGTGTAGGCGCCGACATAGCCGAGGACGTCCACATGCCCGTAGTAGCGGTCCTTGAGGCGCTGCAGGGTGCCGTTCTTCTGCACCTTGTCGAGGAAGGCGTTGATTTCGTTGAGCAGGCTGTTGTCTTCGCCGGCGGCCACGGCCCAGCTCTGGTTGCTCCCCTCGCCCAGGTCGAAGGCGACGCGGATGTTGGCGAAATACACCTGGTTCATCGCCACTTCATTGGAGTCCACCAGGGTCAGGTCGATCTGGCCTTCGTCGACCATGCGCAGCAGGTCGACCACTTCGACTTCGTCGGACTCTTCATATTGGATGCCGGGGTATTTCAGCTTGAGTTCGGCCAGTTGTTCGGCGTGGGTGCTGCCCTTGAGCACCATGATTTTCTTGCCGACCAGATCGCCGGCATCGGTGGGGCGGGATTGGCCGTTGCGGTAGATGATCTGCGGGGTGACTTCCAGATATGTGTGGGAAAATCTGACTTGCTGCTTGCGTTTCTCGCTGCTGACCAGACCGGCAGCAGCCAGCACGGGGCCGTTGGGCTTGCCCAACTGGTCGAAGAGATCGTCGAGGTTGTCCGCGGTCTCGATCTTCAGGGTGACCCCCAGATCGTCGGCGAAACGCTTCACCAGCTCGTACTCGAAGCCGGTTTCACCGTTGCGGTCCTGGAAGTAGGTGGCCGGGCTGTTACGGGTGACCACCCGCAGCACGCCATCCTCCTTTACGCGCTCCAGTGTGCTGGGTTTCTCAACGCAGGCACTGAGCATCAGGAAGAGTCCGGTTGCGATGAGCCATCGGGCACAGCGCGGACGTAAAGCCATTGGGGAAAACATCTGCGCAGTATACGCAAAGGACAACGGCCGCCATATCTCGACAGCGAAGGGCTTGTCTGCTAGAGGTCCGGGCCCCCCGGCAGGGCCCTTGGGAATGGGCCTCGGGGCCCGGTGCGGCGGCTTGCAACCGCCCTGGCGGGGGAGGCTGGCGAGCCGTTGCCGCAAGGGGCGCCGGCCGGGCCGACATTCGGCCGCGTTCGGGCGTAGCGTTTCGGGTGCCGTCGCGGGCGGTTTAGGCTAGAATGCACGGCCTCAAAGCACACCCCCTTCCCGAGGCTGTCCCGAAGATGTTGATCCTGCGCGGCGCTCCTGCCCTTTCTGCCTTTCGCCACAGCAAACTCCTTGAGCAACTGAGCCAGAAGGTTCCAGCTGTCAGTGGCCTGTATGCTGAATTCGCTCACTTCGCCGAAGTTACCGGCGTCCTGACCGGCGACGAACAGCAGGTGCTTGCGCGCCTTCTGAAGTACGGCCCCAGCGTACCGGTGCAAGAACCTGCCGGTCGTCTGTTCCTGGTGCTGCCGCGTTTCGGCACCATCTCGCCCTGGTCGAGCAAGGCCAGCGACATCGCGCGCAATTGCGGCCTGAGCAAGATCCAGCGCCTGGAACGCGGTATCGCCTTCTACGTGTCCGGTGAACTCAGCGACGCCGAGGCCCAGCTGGTCGCCGACACCCTGCACGACCGCATGACCCAGATCGTGCTGGGCAACCTCGAACAGGCGGCCGGCCTGTTCAGCCATGCCACGCCGAAGCCGCTGACCGCCGTCGACATCCTCGGTGGCGGCCGTGCCGCGCTGGAGAAGGCCAACAGCGACCTGGGCCTGGCCCTGGCCGAAGACGAGATCGACTACCTGGTCAACGCCTTCCAGGGGCTCAAGCGCAACCCCCACGACATCGAACTGATGATGTTCGCCCAGGCCAACTCCGAGCACTGTCGCCACAAGATCTTCAACGCCAGTTGGGATATCGACGGCCAGAGCCAGGAAAAAAGCCTGTTCGGCATGATCAAGAACACCTACCAGATGCACAGCGAAGGCGTGCTGTCCGCCTACAAGGACAACGCTTCGGTGATCGTCGGTTCCGTGGCCGGGCGCTTCTTCCCGAATCCTGATACCCGCCAGTACGGCGCGGTGCAGGAGCCGGTGCACATCCTGATGAAGGTCGAGACCCACAACCACCCGACCGCCATCTCGCCGTTCTCCGGCGCCTCCACCGGTTCCGGTGGCGAAATCCGCGACGAAGGCGCGACCGGCCGCGGCGCCAAGCCCAAGGCTGGCCTGACCGGCTTCACCGTCTCCAACCTGAACATCCCGGGCTTCGAACAGCCATGGGAAAAGGCCTATGGCAAGCCGGACCGGATCGTCAACGCCCTCGACATCATGGTCGACGGCCCGCTGGGCGGTGCCGCGTTCAACAACGAATTCGGCCGTCCGGCGCTGACCGGCTACTTCCGTACCTTCGAGCAGTCGATCAATACCCCGCACGGCGAAGAAGTGCGCGGCTATCACAAGCCGATCATGCTCGCCGGTGGCCTGGGCAACATCCGTGAAGACCATGTGCAGAAAGGCGAGATCACCGTCGGCGCCAAGCTGATCGTGCTCGGCGGCCCGGCCATGCTGATCGGCCTGGGCGGCGGCGCGGCCTCGTCGGTCGATACCGGCGCCAGCTCCGCCGACCTGGATTTCGCCTCGGTGCAGCGCGAGAACCCGGAAATGGAGCGCCGCTGCCAGGAGGTCATCGACCGCTGCTGGCAGTTGGGCGACAAGAACCCGATCGCCTTCATCCATGACGTCGGCGCGGGCGGCATTTCCAACGCCTTCCCCGAGCTGGTCAACGACGGTGGCCGCGGTGGCCGCTTCGAGCTGCGCAACGTGCCCAACGACGAGCCGGGCATGGCCCCGCACGAGATCTGGAGCAACGAATCCCAGGAGCGTTACGTGCTGGCGGTGAGCGCTGGCGACTTCGAGCGCTTCCAGGCCATCTGCGAGCGCGAGCGTTGCCCGTTCGCGGTGGTCGGCGAGGCGACCGCCGAGCCGCACCTGACCGTGACCGACAGCCACTTCGGCAACACCCCGGTGGACATGCCGCTCGACGTGCTGCTGGGCAAGCCGCCACGCATGCACCGTTCGGTGACCCGCGAAGCGGAGCTGGGCGACGATTTCGATCCAAGCAGCCTGGAGCTGGGCGACTCGGTCGAGCGCGTCCTGCGTCACCCGGCCGTGGCCAGCAAGAGCTTCCTGATCACCATCGGCGACCGCACCATCACCGGCCTGGTTGCCCGCGACCAGATGGTCGGTCCGTGGCAGGTCCCGGTGGCCGACTGCGCCGTCACCGCCACCAGCTTCGATGTCTATACCGGTGAAGCCATGGCCATGGGCGAGCGTACCCCGCTGGCCCTGCTCGACGCCCCGGCGTCCGGGCGCATGGCGATTGGCGAGACCCTGACCAACCTGGCGGCCGCGCATATCGGCAAGCTGTCCGACATCAAGCTGTCGGCCAACTGGATGTCCGCTGCCGGCCACCCGGGTGAAGACGCCCGCCTGTACGACACCGTCAAGGCCGTCGGCATGGAGTTGTGCCCGGAACTGGGCCTGACCATCCCGGTGGGCAAGGACTCCATGTCGATGAAGACCAAGTGGAGCGAAGAGGGCGCGGAGAAGAGCGTGACCTCGCCGATGTCGCTGATCGTCAGCGGCTTCGCCCCGGTGCTCGACGTACGCAAGACCCTGACCCCGCAACTGCGCATGGACAAGGGCGAGACCGACCTGATCCTGATCGACCTGGGCCGCGGCAAGAACCGCATGGGCGCCTCGATCCTGGCCCAGACCCACGGCAAGCTGGCCGCCGTGGCCCCGGACGTCGACGACGCCGAGGACCTCAAGGCCTTCTTCGCGGTGATCCAGGGCCTGAACGCCGACGGCCACCTGCTGGCCTACCACGACCGTTCCGACGGTGGCTTGATGACCACCGTGCTGGAAATGGCCTTTGCCGGCCACTGCGGCCTGGACCTGGAGCTGGACACCCTGACCAGCAAGCGTGAGAAAGCGGCGGCCATCCTCTTCAACGAAGAGCTGGGCGCGGTGCTCCAGGTGCGCCAGGACGCCACGCCGGACGTACTGGCCCAGTTCAGCGCCGCCGGCCTGGGCGAAGACTGCGTCGCGGTGATCGGCAAGCCGATCAACAATGGCGAAGTGCTGATCAAGCTGGCGGGCGAAACCCTGTTCAAGGGCGAGCGCCGCCTGCTGCAGCGCCAGTGGGCCGAGACCAGCTACCAGATCCAGCGCCTGCGGGACAACGCCGACTGCGCCGAGCAGGAATTCGACGTCCTGCTGGAAGAAGACAACCCGGGCCTGAGCGTCAAGCTGAGCTTCGACGTCAACCAGGACATCGCCGCGCCTTACATCAAGAAAGGCGTGCGTCCCCAGGTGGCGGTCCTGCGTGAGCAGGGCGTCAACGGCCAGGTGGAAATGGCCGCGGCCTTCGACCGTGCCGGCTTCAACGCGATCGACGTGCACATGAGCGACATCCTGGCCGGTCGTGTCGACCTGAACGACTTCAAGGGCATGGTCGCCTGCGGCGGCTTCTCCTACGGCGACGTGCTCGGCGCCGGTGAGGGCTGGGCCAAGTCGGCGCTGTTCAACAGCCGTGCCCGCGATGCCTTCCAGGGTTTCTTCGAGCGCAGCGACACCTTCACCCTCGGCGTGTGCAACGGTTGCCAGATGATGTCCAACCTGCACGAGCTGATTCCTGGCAGCGAGTTCTGGCCGCACTTCGTGCGCAACCGCTCCGAGCAGTTCGAAGCCCGCGTGGCGATGGTCCAGGTTCAGGAGTCGAACTCGATCTTCCTGCAAGGCATGGCCGGTTCGCGCATGCCGATCGCCATCGCCCACGGCGAAGGCCATGCCGAGTTCGAAAGCGCCGAGGCGCTGCTCGAAGCCGACCTGTCCGGTTGCGTGGCCCTGCGCTTCGTCGATAACCACGGCAAGGTCACCGAGCGTTACCCGGCCAACCCGAACGGCTCGCCGCGCGGGATCACCGGCCTGACCAGCCGCGACGGTCGCGTCACCATCATGATGCCGCACCCTGAGCGGGTATTCCGTGCCGTGCAGAACTCCTGGCGTCCGGAAGAGTGGAACGAAGATGCGGCGTGGATGCGCATGTTCCGTAACGCTCGCGTCTGGGTGAACTGAGACCGTGTACAAGCTCGGCTTTTTCGTCCCGCCCAGCCATGTGGATGAGGTCAAGAGCGCTGTATTCGCCGCCGGTGGCGGACGGATCGGCGCCTACGACCAGTGCGCCTGGCAAGTGCTGGGCCTCGGTCAGTTTCGCCCGCTGGACGGCAGCCAGCCGTTTCTCGGGCAGGCCGGCGAGGTCGAGCAGGTGCAGGAATGGAGGGTCGAGCTGGTGGTGGCCGACGAGTTGATTCGCGACGTGGTGGCGGCTCTCAAGCAGAGCCATCCCTACGAAACGCCGGCTTACGAAGTCTGGCGCCTGGAAGACTTCTAAGGCCCCACCCATGAAAAAGCCCGCTGAACCGTTAACGGTCAGCGGGCTTTTTTGTGCCGGTTCGCTACCCACCCCGTAGGAGCGAAGCTTGCTCGCGATGAACGATAACGCGGTGTGCCAGGCATACAGCGTCGTCCTTATCGCGGGCAAGCCTCGCTCCTACAGCCTGCAGGACAGTCGTTATCAGACCTTGGCGCTGACCTCGCTGCGGTTGATCAGGGTATCCAGCGCCTTACCCAGGCCGGCGGCCTTTTCCCCGATCAGCAGGTGCCAGACGCCATCGTCGAGCTGGCTTGAACCCTGGCAGCCGAGGTTTTTCAACTGGCATTCCGACAGCGCCTTGTTGTCGCCGAGCTGCACCCGCAGGCGAGTCAGGGCGACGCAGTCCAGTTGCAGCACGTTGTCGCTGCCACCGAAGGCGGCCAGCCATTTCTGCGCTTCCTGGGGCGCGATGGGCACCGCGACCGGCGCTTCGTCGGCCGCCACCGCGGCTGGGCTGGTGGCCTCCAGCAGCTTGCCGGCGGTGGGCATGGCCAGGCGGATTTCGTCGGCGATGCTGTCGGCCAGCGGGCCGACCACCACCTGCAGGCTGCCGCCCTTGCCGGGGCGCACCACGGCCATCGCGCCCAGGGCCTTGAGTTCGCTGTCCAAGGCCTTGTTGCGATCGGCCAGTTCCAGGCGCAGGCGGGTGGTACAGGCGCCGACCGTTATCAGGTTGTCCGCGCCGCCCAGGGCCTGGATATAGGCGCCGGCCCGCTGGTTGTCGGTCATGCTGGCCTTTTCGCTACTCGGGGTGTCTTCGCGGCCCGGGGTTTTCAGGTTGAAGCGCTTGATGCAGAAGTCGAACACCAGGTAGTAGATCACCGCGTACAGCAGGCCGACCGGGAATACCAGCCAGCCATTGGTCGAGCGGCCCCAGCCGAGGGCCATGTCGATGGCGCCGCCGGAAAAGGTGAAGCCCAGGTGAATGTTCAGCAGGTTGGTGAGGGCCATGGACAGGCCGGTCAGCAGGGCGTGCGCCAGGTACAACAGCGGGGCGAGGAACATGAAGGCAAATTCGATCGGCTCGGTGACCCCGGTGAGAAACGAGGTCAGGGCCATCGACAGGAAAATCCCGCCCATCACCTTGCGCCGTTCCGGCAAGGCATTGCGGTACATGGCCAGGCACGCCGCCGGCAGGCCGAACAGCATCATCGGGAACATGCCGGTCATGAACTGGCCGCCCTTGGGGTCGCCGGCGAAGTAGCGGGTCAGGTCGCCGGTGACCACGGCGCCGGTCGCCGGATCGGTGAAACTGCCGAAAATGAACCAGGCCATGTTGTTCAGGATGTGATGCAGGCCGGTGATGATCAGCAGGCGGTTGAACACCCCGAACACGAAGGCGCCGAAGCTGCCGCTTTCCATCAGCAACTGGCCGAAGCCGTTGATGCCGTGCTGGATCGGAGGCCAGATCAGGCCGAACACCACCCCCAGGCCGACGGCGCTGAACCCGGTGACGATCGGCACGAAGCGCCGGCCGCCGAAGAACGCCAGGTATTCCGGCAGCTTGATGTCCTTGAAGCGGTTGTACAGCGCGCCGGCCAGCAGGCCGCTGATGATCCCGGCGAGCATGCCCATGTTGATGCTGGCATCGAGCACCTTGAGGGTCGCCACCATCACCAGGTAGCCGATGGCCCCGGCCAGGCCGGCGGTGCCGTTGTTGTCCTTGGCGAAGCCCACGGCGATGCCGATGGCGAAGATCAGCGCCAGGTTGGCGAAAATGGTCTGGCCGGCATCGTGGATGATCGCGATGTTCAGCAGGTCGGTGTCGCCCAGGCGCAGCAGCAGGCCGGCGATCGGCAGGATCGCGATCGGCAGCATCAGGGCCCGACCCAGGCGCTGCAGGCCTTCGATGAATAATTGGTACATGGCGTGTCTCCCGGTGTTCTTGTCGTTCTTCAGCTCAGGGGCCAGTGCTGGTGGCAGGCATGACGCACCGCCGAGGCGCTGCTCAGGTTCAGCAGGTCATGGCTGAGGCGTCGGCATTCGGCGGCGTCCAGCTGGCGGACCCGCTCCTTGATCTCGCCCACTTGCGGCGGGCTCACCGACAGTTCGCTGACCCCCAGGCCGACCAGTACCGGCGTCGCCAGCGGATCGGAGGCCAGGGCGCCGCACACGCCGACCCAGCGACCATGCCTGGCCGCGCCGGCGCAGGTCTGGGCGATCAGGCGCAACAGCGCCGGGTGCAGGGCATCGACGCGGGCGGCCAGGCCTGCGTGGTCACGGTCCATGGCCAGGGTGTACTGCGACAGGTCGTTGGTGCCGATGGAGAGGAAATCCGCGTATTCGGCCAGTTGCTCGGCGAGCAGGGCGGCCGCCGGGACTTCGATCATCACCCCCAGCTGCGGGCGCTGGTCGATGCCCAGCCCGGCGCACAGGCAATCGATGCGCTCGCGGATATGCAGCAACTCGTCGAGTTCGCTGACCATCGGCAGCAGGATGCGGCAGCGTTGCAGAGGGCTGACCTGTAGCAGCGCGCGCAGTTGCTGGTCCAGCAGTTCCGGGCGGGCCTGGGCCAGGCGAATGCCGCGCAGGCCCAGCACCGGGTTGGCTTCCACCGGCAGCGGCAGGTAGTCCAATTGCTTGTCGCCACCGACATCGATGGTGCGGATGATCACCGACTTGTCGCCCATGGCGTCCAGCACGCCCTGATAGGCCTGGCGCTGTTCCTGCTCATCGGGAGCGGTCTGGCGGTCGACGAAGAGAAACTCGGTGCGCAACAGGCCGACGCCATCGGCGCCATCGGCGTGGGCACGCTGGGCTTCCTGGCTGGACGCGACATTGGCGGCGACCTCGATTGCCAGGCCGTCGAGGGTCCGGGCCGGCAACCGGGCCTGTTGCTGTTGTTGTGCACGGCGCTGCTGACGGGCCAGATGGGCCAGGCGCACCTGCTCGATGCGCGCATCGTCCGGGGTCAGTTCCAGGCGGCCGTGATCGGCATCCAGCACCACCTGCCGTTCCTGAGGCAGGTCGAGGATTTCCGGGCCCAGGGCCAC
This portion of the Pseudomonas sp. MRSN 12121 genome encodes:
- the recO gene encoding DNA repair protein RecO; translation: MSSQAPIGQPAYVLHSRAYRESSALVDFLTPQGRLRAVLRGARGKAGTLARPFVPLEVEFRGRGELKNVGRMESAGTATWLNGEALFSGLYLNELLIRLLPAEDPHPAIFEHYAATLLALAEGRALEPLLRAFEWRLLDDLGYGFALDSDIHGAPVLAEGLYRLQVDAGLEQVHLLQPGLFNGTELLAMAQADWSAPGALAAAKRLMRQALAVHLGGRPLVSRELFRKP
- the pdxJ gene encoding pyridoxine 5'-phosphate synthase; the encoded protein is MTTSNRILLGVNIDHVATLRQARGTRYPDPVKAALDAEEAGADGITVHLREDRRHIQERDVLLLKDVLQTRMNFEMGVTEEMMAFAERIRPAHICLVPETRQELTTEGGLDVAGQEARIKAAVERLSKIGAEVSLFIDADERQIAASRRVGAPAIELHTGRYADAETPGEVAEELRRVADGVAFGLGQGLIVNAGHGLHYHNVEAVAAIKGINELNIGHALVAHALFVGFKGAVAEMKALILAAAAKA
- the mltF gene encoding membrane-bound lytic murein transglycosylase MltF — translated: MFSPMALRPRCARWLIATGLFLMLSACVEKPSTLERVKEDGVLRVVTRNSPATYFQDRNGETGFEYELVKRFADDLGVTLKIETADNLDDLFDQLGKPNGPVLAAAGLVSSEKRKQQVRFSHTYLEVTPQIIYRNGQSRPTDAGDLVGKKIMVLKGSTHAEQLAELKLKYPGIQYEESDEVEVVDLLRMVDEGQIDLTLVDSNEVAMNQVYFANIRVAFDLGEGSNQSWAVAAGEDNSLLNEINAFLDKVQKNGTLQRLKDRYYGHVDVLGYVGAYTFAQHLQQRLPKYEKHFKASAKEEKIDWRLLAAIGYQESLWQPSVTSKTGVRGLMMLTQNTAQAMGVSNRLDARQSIQGGAKYLAYMKDQLDDKIEEPDRTWFALAAYNVGSGHLDDARKLAQREGLNPNKWLDVKKMLPRLSQKQWYSKTRYGYARGGEPVHFVANIRRYYDILTWVTQPQLEGDQVAEGNLHVPGVDKTKPAQETPPL
- the purL gene encoding phosphoribosylformylglycinamidine synthase encodes the protein MLILRGAPALSAFRHSKLLEQLSQKVPAVSGLYAEFAHFAEVTGVLTGDEQQVLARLLKYGPSVPVQEPAGRLFLVLPRFGTISPWSSKASDIARNCGLSKIQRLERGIAFYVSGELSDAEAQLVADTLHDRMTQIVLGNLEQAAGLFSHATPKPLTAVDILGGGRAALEKANSDLGLALAEDEIDYLVNAFQGLKRNPHDIELMMFAQANSEHCRHKIFNASWDIDGQSQEKSLFGMIKNTYQMHSEGVLSAYKDNASVIVGSVAGRFFPNPDTRQYGAVQEPVHILMKVETHNHPTAISPFSGASTGSGGEIRDEGATGRGAKPKAGLTGFTVSNLNIPGFEQPWEKAYGKPDRIVNALDIMVDGPLGGAAFNNEFGRPALTGYFRTFEQSINTPHGEEVRGYHKPIMLAGGLGNIREDHVQKGEITVGAKLIVLGGPAMLIGLGGGAASSVDTGASSADLDFASVQRENPEMERRCQEVIDRCWQLGDKNPIAFIHDVGAGGISNAFPELVNDGGRGGRFELRNVPNDEPGMAPHEIWSNESQERYVLAVSAGDFERFQAICERERCPFAVVGEATAEPHLTVTDSHFGNTPVDMPLDVLLGKPPRMHRSVTREAELGDDFDPSSLELGDSVERVLRHPAVASKSFLITIGDRTITGLVARDQMVGPWQVPVADCAVTATSFDVYTGEAMAMGERTPLALLDAPASGRMAIGETLTNLAAAHIGKLSDIKLSANWMSAAGHPGEDARLYDTVKAVGMELCPELGLTIPVGKDSMSMKTKWSEEGAEKSVTSPMSLIVSGFAPVLDVRKTLTPQLRMDKGETDLILIDLGRGKNRMGASILAQTHGKLAAVAPDVDDAEDLKAFFAVIQGLNADGHLLAYHDRSDGGLMTTVLEMAFAGHCGLDLELDTLTSKREKAAAILFNEELGAVLQVRQDATPDVLAQFSAAGLGEDCVAVIGKPINNGEVLIKLAGETLFKGERRLLQRQWAETSYQIQRLRDNADCAEQEFDVLLEEDNPGLSVKLSFDVNQDIAAPYIKKGVRPQVAVLREQGVNGQVEMAAAFDRAGFNAIDVHMSDILAGRVDLNDFKGMVACGGFSYGDVLGAGEGWAKSALFNSRARDAFQGFFERSDTFTLGVCNGCQMMSNLHELIPGSEFWPHFVRNRSEQFEARVAMVQVQESNSIFLQGMAGSRMPIAIAHGEGHAEFESAEALLEADLSGCVALRFVDNHGKVTERYPANPNGSPRGITGLTSRDGRVTIMMPHPERVFRAVQNSWRPEEWNEDAAWMRMFRNARVWVN
- the cutA gene encoding YqfO family protein, producing MYKLGFFVPPSHVDEVKSAVFAAGGGRIGAYDQCAWQVLGLGQFRPLDGSQPFLGQAGEVEQVQEWRVELVVADELIRDVVAALKQSHPYETPAYEVWRLEDF
- the nagE gene encoding N-acetylglucosamine-specific PTS transporter subunit IIBC, translating into MYQLFIEGLQRLGRALMLPIAILPIAGLLLRLGDTDLLNIAIIHDAGQTIFANLALIFAIGIAVGFAKDNNGTAGLAGAIGYLVMVATLKVLDASINMGMLAGIISGLLAGALYNRFKDIKLPEYLAFFGGRRFVPIVTGFSAVGLGVVFGLIWPPIQHGINGFGQLLMESGSFGAFVFGVFNRLLIITGLHHILNNMAWFIFGSFTDPATGAVVTGDLTRYFAGDPKGGQFMTGMFPMMLFGLPAACLAMYRNALPERRKVMGGIFLSMALTSFLTGVTEPIEFAFMFLAPLLYLAHALLTGLSMALTNLLNIHLGFTFSGGAIDMALGWGRSTNGWLVFPVGLLYAVIYYLVFDFCIKRFNLKTPGREDTPSSEKASMTDNQRAGAYIQALGGADNLITVGACTTRLRLELADRNKALDSELKALGAMAVVRPGKGGSLQVVVGPLADSIADEIRLAMPTAGKLLEATSPAAVAADEAPVAVPIAPQEAQKWLAAFGGSDNVLQLDCVALTRLRVQLGDNKALSECQLKNLGCQGSSQLDDGVWHLLIGEKAAGLGKALDTLINRSEVSAKV